The DNA sequence CCTACAGCATCTTAGTAGTTACGTATGATTCAATTGTATTAGGACATAACTACTAAGTCGTAGTGACGTATGTTTTAGAACGTCCGTCGTGAACGGCGGCACATGGAGGAGATCGACTTGAACCCGACTGATAACGCGATCCTCGATATGCTACGGGAGGGGCGATGCTCCCCGACGTATATCGCCGAACAGCAGGATTACAGCCGACAGAACGTCACGAACCGCCTCGGCCGGCTCGTCGAGCATGGCTACGCCCGCAAGCTCGCTCCCGGCCTGTACGAACTCGTCGACGACCCCAGGGACGATGCCGAGGAGTAAACCCGCCGGAAGGGTGGTCTCGACGCGAGTCCGTGGGGTTCGCGAGCAAAATAAACGACCATCGCGATGTATGCACCTGGCGAGGCGTGCGCGGGCGTCGGGGTGCATAGATTCGACCCCGCCGCGGCGCTTCCGTCCCGGTCACGACAGCCGTCGCGAAGCCGTGTTTAAGTCAATCACCCCGTCACTCACCCGCGAGCGACGCGAACCAACCCCCCGTATGCACATTCGTACTTAATGACCGACCGAACATCCCTCAAGTTGACCGACGAGCGGAAGCGACTGTTCGACAAGGCGAGCGCCATCGTGGCGAGCGGCGAGCACGACGATCCGCCGCGCTCCGATGTGATCGACGCGGCGCTCACCCACCTGATCGAGTCGGAGGCAAACCTCAACGACGTACGCGACCGCTATCCACCGCAGCAGGTTAAGGACTGCTGTAATACCTCCGTCCTCGGGTTGCGATACCGAACGTCGATTGAATCAAGCTGGCGATGACGGACCGCTGCTATATCTGTGGGGAGGACAATCCAAACGTTCTACAGACCCACCATATCATTCCACGACGGTATGGAGGAGAGGATCGCTCGCAGAACCTGGTTCGGTTGTGTGCGAATTGCCACCAAGCTATAGAATCAATATACGACGACCTGTTTTTTGACCGGGTTGTATCGTGGGGGGAGGAATGGGACGAGGCGGGTCAAACCCTCCGAGACGCAGTTTCGTCGTTTATTGAAAACGAGCTGAATGTGACACCTGAGGGGCACATATACATTCCCACGCGGGGAGATGAGCAACGCCAAGAGATGTACGAAGATTATCTTGATTTCTGTGAAAATAGGCGCTTGCCCGTACACACCTCTCAAATGAAGTTTTTCCAGTCAGTCGACAAACTGGCTCCGGAAGGCACGGTTGAAACTGTATGAACCACAACCGGCTTCGACACGCGAGCCTCACAACCACCGACCGAATTTACTCCCACCTCCGCCCCCGCTGACGCCCGTCTGACTGAACTACTTGATTCAGTAATGAATCAGACTGATTCATGCCGCGGGTGCTCGCGACGGTCGACGAATCAGCGAAAACGTGGGTTGAATCGCGGAGTGATTCACTCGGCATATCCGAAGCCGAGGTGATTCGCCGGTTGATCGACGCCGGGCGGGCCGATGAATCACTCCTTGAATCAGCGAGTGAATCATCGGCGGCGGATGAATCAGATAGTGAATCAGTGGTGATTCAGCGTCTCGACGAACTCGAACAGCGCGTCGCGGCGCTCGAAGCCGGGCGCGACGGGGCGACCGATTCTGAGGGCGCTCACGGCGGCGCTGTGCCCGTCGAGGGGCAAGAGGATACAAACCCTTCCCCCGAGGCGTCGAGCGGCCGGGTTGAGCGGGGGTCGGGCACCGACGACGTGCGCGAGCGCCTGCGCGACGAACTGCCCGGGTTCGATGACGACGTGGTCGCCGCCCGCGTCGACGCCGTGCTCGCCATGCGCGACGAGCTGCGCGACCGGGGCGAAGCGAAAAGTAGCGAGTTCCTTTCTGTCGTCGATGTCGACGCCGTCGACTATGCCGACCGGGGCTCGTTTTGGAGCAATGCCGGCCGCGACGCGCTGAAGTCCATCGCGGGCGTCGAATCGCCGCCGCGAGATTCCAAGAAGTGGCGGTGGTCGGGGTAGTCGATCTTGACCGCCGGGTCGCCGTCGCG is a window from the Haloplanus natans DSM 17983 genome containing:
- a CDS encoding MarR family transcriptional regulator — translated: MEEIDLNPTDNAILDMLREGRCSPTYIAEQQDYSRQNVTNRLGRLVEHGYARKLAPGLYELVDDPRDDAEE
- a CDS encoding DUF7386 family protein — its product is MTDRTSLKLTDERKRLFDKASAIVASGEHDDPPRSDVIDAALTHLIESEANLNDVRDRYPPQQVKDCCNTSVLGLRYRTSIESSWR
- a CDS encoding HNH endonuclease, which translates into the protein MTDRCYICGEDNPNVLQTHHIIPRRYGGEDRSQNLVRLCANCHQAIESIYDDLFFDRVVSWGEEWDEAGQTLRDAVSSFIENELNVTPEGHIYIPTRGDEQRQEMYEDYLDFCENRRLPVHTSQMKFFQSVDKLAPEGTVETV